The genomic segment CCTGATCAACTTCGATTTCGCTTGCCAGGTCCTGGCTTACGTAAACACGGCCGGGCGCGAGAGAGGATAGCGAAAGCGTCGAGCCGTCAGCGGCCGTCAGCCTGTCGAACGCCCCCATTCGGGCCTCATCAAAACCCAGGACGGAGACGTTCGGCTCACTGAGCCGGTTGGACGGGGAGACAACTGGGGCGGTCTCCGTGAGAAGCGGCGCTATGCCGCCGACGGTGGAGTCGCCGGCCAGGGCGGCCTCTACTTCCTGCATTCGTGAAGCATTGAAGGTCGCCGAACGACCGGTAACGTCGGTGGCCTCTGAAGCCACCAACAGGTCAACCTGCCCGAGTTGCTTAACGGCCTGTACCCGGATCGAATACGTCATCGTGTCGCCCGTCGCAAAGGACGCTGAGAACAGGAGGGTCGCGAGCATCAGGCCGATGATTATCAGCACAGTCTGCGCCCTGCGCCTGGGGATATTCCTGACTGCCATCTTGAATAGAACGGGGTTGCGCATCGCCATGAGCGCCACGACCGCCGTCCCGGCGATGAAGATTACCAGCAGTATGACCATGAGCTGGTCAAGGGGGATACCGAAAAGCTTTTCCATCTTGGGCTCCCAAGTCCCTAGCGCTTGTGGTTGGAATCGTCGCTCTCTATCTTCCCGTCGCGCATCCTGATAATGCGCGCCGCGCGGCTGCCGACCGCAGGATCGTGAGTTACAACCACGAATGTCTGCCTCTTCTCTTCGTTGAGACGGCACATCAGGTCCATGATGTCCTTCGAGGTCTCGCTGTCGAGATTGCCGGTCGGCTCGTCCGCCCACACGATCGCGGGCTCATTGACCAGCGCCCTGGCGATAGTGACCCGCTGCTGTTGCCCGCCGGACATTTCGGCCGGGCGCTTCGGCGCCTGGTCTTCCAGGCCCACGAGCTCCAGCATGGCCTGAGCGCGCTTGCGGGCGTCCTTTGGGTTGACGCCCGCCACAAGCAGGGGCAGCTCCACGTTTTCGACTGCGCTCAAAACCGGCAACAGGTTGAAAGACTGGAACACAAAGCCCATCTTCTCGGCCCGGTAGCGGGTGCGCTTCTTGTCGGACATCTGGTGAAGGCTGGCGCCATCGATTTGCACATCTCCGCCCGATATGTCATCCAGGCCGGAGAGGGTGTTCAGGAGCGTCGTTTTTCCGCAACCGGAAGGCCCCATGATGGCCACCATTTCTCCGTGCCTGATCTGAAGGTCCACACCGTTCAGAGCGTGTACTTCAACCTTACCTGTGCTGTATGTCTTGGTAAGTTCTTTAGCCTGGATAATAAGGTCTTTCGAGTCCTGCATATGCGCCTCCACGTAGGTCCGGTCAGACTTCTCGCGAAAAAGCGAACAACCATTATTGTATCAGATTTGCCCGTGGCCGAACGGGCCGGATTTGACGCTTTGACGCTTTTGAGGTTAACGGGTAAGCTTATTACATGTTCCGACTGTGTCCGGCAATTCGCTTGAAGGAAACCCACAAATGTGCGAGCTCTGCGACGTTCAGGAAAACTGGGCGGTCTCTCTGGATGAGATTGACGACACGGACCTGGACCCCGACGCCGAGTACGCGTGCGAGTGGGTAGCGGACCTGGAAGGGGACGACGCGGAGGGCTCCGAAGCCGATGATGTCGATGACCTGGGCGAGATGTGCGGCAAGCCCGCCACGTGGGCCGTCTTTGAGAAGTACGTGGAGGAGCACTACTGCTCGCGCCACGTTGCTGAGAGCCAGGCAGAGCTCGGCGAGGCAGGCAGCAACGGCAACGGGAATGGCCACGTGCACAGCGAGGAAGAGTACGAGCCGGACGTTGAGTTTATCCCCATTCGCAGCCGGAGCGAGCGTTGCGACTTTGTTGAGGTGGGGGGCGGATTTGCCGTGCGCCCGTGCGGCAGGCCGGCAACGCACGCCGTGATGGTTGTGCAGCAGTTCTACCAGTGCGATGAGCACACGCCTGAAGACGAGTACCCGAGGATGGAGACTGTAGCCTAGCCGCCCGGAGGAAGCCGATGAGACGAATAGCAGGCAGCAGACTGCATGGGCTGGCCACCGCCGCGTCACTGTACATCCTGGGGACCGCCGCGCTGGGCGACGTGATTACTTACCTCGTGATGGCGGTGACGGTAATAGTCATACTGGTTGCGATCACGATTGTTCAACGGCTGGTGCCGCGCCCGGGCGACCGGCGCAACTGGAAAGAGCGTCTCAGAGGCCGCTTCTAGCCCGTCAGATAGGCGTAGCTACGTAGCCTGACTTGCCATTCGCGGAAGGAGGAACGTCCGCCTCTACCGGAGGGCTGGTCTCCTCCTCTGTCTGTCCTGCCTGCTCCCCACGGTCAGCCTGCCCCGCGTTCGGGACGACCCCCTCCCTTGACGGCACCGAGAGCCCGATCTCGCTGAGGAACGGCAGCAGCACACGGTCGATTACCGCCCGCCAGGTGTACTTGGCCGCCGACCGCCGCGCCATGCGGCGCATCTTGGTCGCGATCTCGCCGTAACGGTGCTGGTACAGGTACGACGCGTGGTGAACGATCTCTTTCGGGTCGGCTGACTGTATCGAAACCGCGTCGTAACCGGGCGTGGCGTAGTCCTCTCCTGTGCTACCCACGAAAGCAATTCCTCCCACCACCATCGTCTCCAGCCCCACCAGCCCGAACGGCTCGATGCCGCTGTTGGCCAGCACTGCGTCCACCGCCCGGTAGAGCACCTTGCGCTGCGCCATAGAGAGGTATACCTGGAAGTCGATCACGTCAGCGTTGATCGCCGGCGCATTAGCCTCAATCATCGCTCCCGGCTCCTGCCCGGACCAGTGCACGGGCGCGGTGCGCATTCCGTGCTCGCGTATGCGGGCCAACACCTCGAGCTTGTGGTTTTCAACTCCCCCACGCGCCAGCAGGAGAGGCCGCAGTCCCATCCGCTTGAGCTCCGCCGCGGCGTCTGCCGCCATGAGCCACCGCTTGTCCGGGTCCCACCTTGCTACCTTGAGCAGAGACA from the SAR202 cluster bacterium genome contains:
- a CDS encoding ABC transporter ATP-binding protein; its protein translation is MQDSKDLIIQAKELTKTYSTGKVEVHALNGVDLQIRHGEMVAIMGPSGCGKTTLLNTLSGLDDISGGDVQIDGASLHQMSDKKRTRYRAEKMGFVFQSFNLLPVLSAVENVELPLLVAGVNPKDARKRAQAMLELVGLEDQAPKRPAEMSGGQQQRVTIARALVNEPAIVWADEPTGNLDSETSKDIMDLMCRLNEEKRQTFVVVTHDPAVGSRAARIIRMRDGKIESDDSNHKR
- a CDS encoding glycosyltransferase, coding for MGEVTFVVVSFEGPDHYSCGGGLGSRVTELTQVLSRMGFETHLFFIGEPYLSGHETLENGKLVLHRWCQWISRYHPAGVYDGEEAKLADWDKSLPSWMETELLAKKVEEGGQVMVMAEEWQTATAVINLAEVVRKRGWQDNVKVLWNANNTFSFHRINWDSLKSSCTVTTVSRYMKHEMWKYGVDARVLPNGIADEWLDPIDRRSVSQLSALLWNRLSLLKVARWDPDKRWLMAADAAAELKRMGLRPLLLARGGVENHKLEVLARIREHGMRTAPVHWSGQEPGAMIEANAPAINADVIDFQVYLSMAQRKVLYRAVDAVLANSGIEPFGLVGLETMVVGGIAFVGSTGEDYATPGYDAVSIQSADPKEIVHHASYLYQHRYGEIATKMRRMARRSAAKYTWRAVIDRVLLPFLSEIGLSVPSREGVVPNAGQADRGEQAGQTEEETSPPVEADVPPSANGKSGYVATPI